The following coding sequences are from one Odontesthes bonariensis isolate fOdoBon6 chromosome 10, fOdoBon6.hap1, whole genome shotgun sequence window:
- the atf7a gene encoding cyclic AMP-dependent transcription factor ATF-7a isoform X2, with the protein MGDDRPFVCSAPGCGQRFTNEDHLAVHKHKHEMTLKFGPARTDSVIIADQTPTPTRFLKNCEEVGLFNELASSFEQDDEDKRAKNSLPAGNSVALDMSLQTPSDVKVKEEALVEVDSSPPGSPESISETSDSNPESSVKGQDTPPRNSAPTPTIVRPGSLPLHLGFDALQPTMPSPTSVITQAPPSNRTLGSPTSHYPMMMLPSGQAVPVLPGPGHIPSVINLVRPMCMIPNIPGIPGPPLGGSSSGSNSPSGYSIHSEAKMRLKAALSQQSPSGHSMGIMAMGSSPMVPQRAEQSQLLVQQPDAPSPAQPQVSPAQPTGGRRRRTTDDDPDERRQRFLERNRAAASRCRQKRKLWVGSLEKKAEELSSLNVSLSNEVSLLRNEVAHLKQLLLAHKDCPVTNLQKKTAYLDESMKDTSEPTGSPARVIQHSSLAPSPSTGHNGLSSRAAAEAMAMSVLAGMGQQQRAESGSSHIIMAAQSQSAAR; encoded by the exons ATGGGTGACGACAGACCTTTTGTGTGCAGTGCTCCTGGCTGTGGACAG AGGTTTACCAATGAGGACCACTTGGCGgttcacaaacacaaacatgagaTGACTCTGAAATTTGGACCAGCCAGGACCGACTCTGTTATCATTGCAG ATCAGACACCTACCCCCACCCGTTTCCTGAAGAACTGTGAGGAAGTTGGTTTGTTTAACGAGCTGGCCAGCTCTTTTGAACAAGACGATGAGGACAAGAGGGCCAAAAATTCT CTCCCCGCTGGGAACTCTGTGGCTTTGGACATGAGCCTGCAGACGCCATCGGACGTGAAGGTGAAAGAGGAGGCCCTGGTAGAAGTTGACTCCTCGCCACCGGGCAGCCCTGAATCAATATCCGAGACGTCGGACAGCAACCCAGAGTCTTCAGTTAAAGGACAG GACACACCGCCGAGGAATTCAGCCCCCACCCCTACTATTGTGCGTCCAGGTTCCCTTCCCCTACACTTGGGCTTTGATGCTCTTCAGCCGACCATGCCATCACCCACCTCTGTCATCACACAGGCACCGCCTTCAAATCGCACTTTGGG TTCTCCAACCAGCCATTATCCGATGATGATGCTTCCCTCTGGTCAGGCGGTGCCCGTGCTCCCTGGTCCTGGACATATTCCCTCGGTCATTAAT CTGGTTCGACCCATGTGTATGATACCCAACATTCCTGGGATCCCCGGTCCCCCTctgggaggcagcagcagcggcTCAAACTCCCCCTCTGGCTACAGCATCCACTCAGAGGCCAAGATG CGTCTGAAGGCTGCGCTGTCCCAGCAGAGCCCATCAGGACACAGTATGGGTATCATGGCCATGGGCAGCAGCCCCATGGTACCTCAAAGGGCCGAGCAGAGCCAGCTGCTGGTCCAACAGCCAGATGCCCCGTCACCTGCACAACCTCAG GTATCTCCAGCACAACCCACAGGTGGGCGTCGACGGCGGACGACAGACGATGACCCGGATGAACGGAGGCAGCGCTTCCTGGAGAGGAACAGGGCGGCGGCATCACGCTGCAGGCAGAAACGCAAACTGTGGGTCGGTTCTCTAGAGAAGAAGGCTGAGGAGCTCAGCTCTCTGAACGTCTCACTGTCG aacgaGGTGTCTCTGTTGCGGAATGAGGTGGCTCATctgaagcagctgctgctggccCACAAGGACTGTCCTGTAACCAATCTACAAAAGAAGACTGCCTACTTAG ACGAGAGCATGAAAGACACCTCAGAGCCTACAGGTTCCCCGGCCCGAGTGATTCAGCACAGTTCTTTGGCGCCCAGCCCCTCTACAGGCCACAATGGCCTGAGCTCAAGGGCAGCAGCTGAGGCCATGGCTATGTCTGTGCTGGCAGGAATGGGCCAGCAGCAGAGGGCTGAGAGTGGATCCTCTCACATTATCATGGCTGCACAGTCTCAATCTGCCGCCAGATGA
- the atf7a gene encoding cyclic AMP-dependent transcription factor ATF-7a isoform X1, with amino-acid sequence MFSSSPLPQLHCKLFSKMGDDRPFVCSAPGCGQRFTNEDHLAVHKHKHEMTLKFGPARTDSVIIADQTPTPTRFLKNCEEVGLFNELASSFEQDDEDKRAKNSLPAGNSVALDMSLQTPSDVKVKEEALVEVDSSPPGSPESISETSDSNPESSVKGQDTPPRNSAPTPTIVRPGSLPLHLGFDALQPTMPSPTSVITQAPPSNRTLGSPTSHYPMMMLPSGQAVPVLPGPGHIPSVINLVRPMCMIPNIPGIPGPPLGGSSSGSNSPSGYSIHSEAKMRLKAALSQQSPSGHSMGIMAMGSSPMVPQRAEQSQLLVQQPDAPSPAQPQVSPAQPTGGRRRRTTDDDPDERRQRFLERNRAAASRCRQKRKLWVGSLEKKAEELSSLNVSLSNEVSLLRNEVAHLKQLLLAHKDCPVTNLQKKTAYLDESMKDTSEPTGSPARVIQHSSLAPSPSTGHNGLSSRAAAEAMAMSVLAGMGQQQRAESGSSHIIMAAQSQSAAR; translated from the exons ATgttctcctcttctcctctcccACAGTTACATTGCAAGCTCTTTTCAAAAATGGGTGACGACAGACCTTTTGTGTGCAGTGCTCCTGGCTGTGGACAG AGGTTTACCAATGAGGACCACTTGGCGgttcacaaacacaaacatgagaTGACTCTGAAATTTGGACCAGCCAGGACCGACTCTGTTATCATTGCAG ATCAGACACCTACCCCCACCCGTTTCCTGAAGAACTGTGAGGAAGTTGGTTTGTTTAACGAGCTGGCCAGCTCTTTTGAACAAGACGATGAGGACAAGAGGGCCAAAAATTCT CTCCCCGCTGGGAACTCTGTGGCTTTGGACATGAGCCTGCAGACGCCATCGGACGTGAAGGTGAAAGAGGAGGCCCTGGTAGAAGTTGACTCCTCGCCACCGGGCAGCCCTGAATCAATATCCGAGACGTCGGACAGCAACCCAGAGTCTTCAGTTAAAGGACAG GACACACCGCCGAGGAATTCAGCCCCCACCCCTACTATTGTGCGTCCAGGTTCCCTTCCCCTACACTTGGGCTTTGATGCTCTTCAGCCGACCATGCCATCACCCACCTCTGTCATCACACAGGCACCGCCTTCAAATCGCACTTTGGG TTCTCCAACCAGCCATTATCCGATGATGATGCTTCCCTCTGGTCAGGCGGTGCCCGTGCTCCCTGGTCCTGGACATATTCCCTCGGTCATTAAT CTGGTTCGACCCATGTGTATGATACCCAACATTCCTGGGATCCCCGGTCCCCCTctgggaggcagcagcagcggcTCAAACTCCCCCTCTGGCTACAGCATCCACTCAGAGGCCAAGATG CGTCTGAAGGCTGCGCTGTCCCAGCAGAGCCCATCAGGACACAGTATGGGTATCATGGCCATGGGCAGCAGCCCCATGGTACCTCAAAGGGCCGAGCAGAGCCAGCTGCTGGTCCAACAGCCAGATGCCCCGTCACCTGCACAACCTCAG GTATCTCCAGCACAACCCACAGGTGGGCGTCGACGGCGGACGACAGACGATGACCCGGATGAACGGAGGCAGCGCTTCCTGGAGAGGAACAGGGCGGCGGCATCACGCTGCAGGCAGAAACGCAAACTGTGGGTCGGTTCTCTAGAGAAGAAGGCTGAGGAGCTCAGCTCTCTGAACGTCTCACTGTCG aacgaGGTGTCTCTGTTGCGGAATGAGGTGGCTCATctgaagcagctgctgctggccCACAAGGACTGTCCTGTAACCAATCTACAAAAGAAGACTGCCTACTTAG ACGAGAGCATGAAAGACACCTCAGAGCCTACAGGTTCCCCGGCCCGAGTGATTCAGCACAGTTCTTTGGCGCCCAGCCCCTCTACAGGCCACAATGGCCTGAGCTCAAGGGCAGCAGCTGAGGCCATGGCTATGTCTGTGCTGGCAGGAATGGGCCAGCAGCAGAGGGCTGAGAGTGGATCCTCTCACATTATCATGGCTGCACAGTCTCAATCTGCCGCCAGATGA